In one window of Candidatus Sulfuricurvum sp. RIFRC-1 DNA:
- a CDS encoding ribose-phosphate pyrophosphokinase, which produces MRGYKIFSGSACTEFAAEVCRTLDVPLSKASVKRFSDGEINVQISESVRGRDVFIVQSTGAPSNDNLMELLIMTDALRRSSANSITAVVPYFGYARQDRKAAPRVPITAKLVADMFETAGIDRVVTIDLHAGQIQGFFDIPVDNLYGAIIFEEYIRSKNLPNPVIASPDIGGVARARYFAEKLGLDMVIVDKRREKANESEVMNIIGDVAGKDIIIIDDMVDTAGTMVKAAAALKNRGATSVMACATHGVLSGKAYDNLNNGELDELVISNTLVLSGQSDKIKVLSVAPLFAEVIRRVYHNESVNSLFS; this is translated from the coding sequence ATGCGCGGATATAAAATTTTCAGCGGTTCAGCGTGTACCGAGTTTGCAGCGGAAGTGTGCAGAACCCTTGATGTTCCCCTCTCCAAAGCTTCAGTAAAACGTTTCAGTGACGGAGAAATCAACGTTCAAATCTCAGAGAGTGTTCGCGGACGTGATGTATTTATCGTCCAATCTACCGGTGCTCCCTCTAATGACAACTTGATGGAACTCCTCATTATGACCGATGCATTACGCCGTTCATCTGCCAACTCTATTACAGCAGTTGTTCCCTATTTCGGATACGCACGACAAGATCGCAAAGCGGCTCCTCGTGTTCCGATTACGGCTAAACTCGTTGCCGATATGTTCGAAACTGCGGGAATTGACCGTGTGGTTACGATCGATTTGCATGCGGGTCAAATCCAAGGCTTCTTTGATATTCCGGTAGACAACCTTTATGGGGCTATTATTTTTGAAGAGTATATTCGCTCTAAAAATCTTCCGAACCCTGTTATCGCATCACCGGATATCGGAGGAGTGGCACGTGCTCGATATTTTGCTGAAAAATTGGGTCTGGATATGGTTATCGTCGATAAACGCCGTGAAAAAGCGAATGAAAGCGAAGTCATGAACATCATCGGTGACGTTGCCGGTAAAGATATCATCATTATCGATGATATGGTCGATACCGCAGGAACGATGGTCAAAGCGGCAGCAGCCCTCAAAAATCGTGGAGCGACCTCGGTTATGGCCTGTGCTACCCACGGTGTCCTCAGCGGAAAAGCGTATGACAATCTCAATAACGGTGAACTCGATGAACTGGTAATCTCCAATACGTTGGTATTAAGCGGTCAAAGTGACAAGATCAAAGTGTTGAGTGTCGCTCCTCTTTTCGCTGAAGTCATTCGCCGTGTCTATCACAACGAGAGCGTTAACTCGCTATTTAGTTAA
- the lepA gene encoding translation elongation factor 4 has protein sequence MNNIRNFSIIAHIDHGKSTLADRIIQECGAVSDRELSKQMMDTMDIEQERGITIKAQSVRLDYVKDGQHYILNLIDTPGHVDFSYEVSKSLASSDGALLIVDAAQGVEAQTIANVYMAMENNLTLIPVINKIDLPAAEPERVAEEIETTIGIDATDAIMISAKTGVGIRTLIDAIVDRIPAPVGDPSATTKAIIYDSWFDSYQGAMALVRVFDGEIKMGQMIKLMHNDENHQVLELMYPHPLRRQKTQSIKAGEIGIVILGVKEVGSIRVGDTITDARNPTKEPVGEYAPAKPFVFAGLYPIDTDEFEAVRDALDKLKLNDSSLSYEPETSIALGFGFRVGFLGMLHMEVVKERLEREFNLDLIATAPSVVYKVYKTDGTMVEVQNPSELPEPQNIDKIEEPYVRATVIVPTDYLGNVITLLTNKRGMQEKMEYLNETRVMLIYVMPMNEIVVDFYDKLKSTSKGYASFDYDPIEFRQGDLVKLDVRVAGDVVDALSVIVPRSSSESRGRALVTNMKEIVPRQLFEVAIQASIGNRVIARETVKSMGKNVTAKCYGGDISRKRKLLDKQKEGKKRMKAIGKVQLPQEAFMSVLKMD, from the coding sequence ATGAATAATATTCGCAATTTCTCTATCATCGCCCATATCGATCATGGGAAAAGTACACTGGCTGACCGTATCATCCAAGAATGCGGTGCAGTAAGTGACCGTGAACTCTCCAAGCAGATGATGGATACGATGGATATCGAGCAAGAGCGCGGGATCACGATCAAAGCGCAAAGCGTTCGTCTCGATTATGTCAAAGACGGCCAGCACTATATCCTCAATCTGATCGACACTCCGGGCCACGTTGATTTCAGCTATGAAGTCAGTAAGTCGCTCGCATCCAGTGACGGTGCATTGCTCATCGTCGATGCGGCTCAAGGGGTCGAGGCACAAACCATCGCGAATGTCTATATGGCGATGGAAAACAACCTCACCCTCATCCCTGTTATCAATAAAATCGATCTTCCCGCCGCTGAACCGGAACGGGTTGCCGAAGAGATCGAAACAACCATTGGAATCGATGCAACCGATGCGATCATGATTTCGGCCAAAACGGGTGTGGGTATCCGCACCCTCATCGATGCAATCGTCGATCGTATTCCCGCTCCTGTGGGTGATCCGAGCGCTACGACCAAGGCGATTATTTACGATTCGTGGTTTGACTCCTACCAAGGGGCGATGGCACTGGTTCGTGTGTTTGACGGTGAGATCAAGATGGGGCAGATGATTAAACTGATGCACAACGATGAAAATCATCAAGTGCTGGAACTGATGTATCCTCATCCCCTTCGTCGTCAAAAAACCCAAAGCATTAAAGCCGGAGAGATCGGGATTGTGATCTTGGGGGTTAAAGAGGTGGGGAGTATCCGAGTCGGTGATACGATTACCGATGCTCGCAACCCTACGAAAGAGCCGGTAGGTGAATACGCTCCTGCAAAACCGTTCGTTTTTGCGGGGCTTTATCCGATTGATACCGATGAGTTTGAAGCGGTGCGTGATGCGCTCGATAAGCTAAAACTCAATGACAGCTCACTCAGTTATGAGCCGGAAACTTCTATCGCACTCGGATTTGGTTTTCGTGTCGGGTTTTTGGGGATGCTTCACATGGAGGTGGTCAAAGAGCGGTTGGAGAGAGAGTTTAATCTCGATTTGATCGCTACCGCTCCATCAGTCGTCTACAAAGTCTATAAGACGGATGGAACGATGGTAGAAGTTCAAAACCCGAGCGAATTGCCCGAACCGCAAAACATCGATAAAATAGAAGAGCCGTATGTTCGTGCGACGGTGATTGTTCCGACCGATTATTTGGGGAATGTGATTACCCTTTTGACCAACAAACGGGGAATGCAAGAGAAGATGGAGTATCTCAACGAGACGCGTGTTATGCTCATCTATGTTATGCCGATGAATGAGATCGTCGTCGATTTTTACGATAAACTCAAATCAACCTCGAAAGGGTATGCAAGTTTCGATTACGATCCGATCGAATTTCGTCAGGGAGATTTGGTCAAACTTGATGTACGTGTTGCGGGAGATGTCGTCGATGCACTTAGCGTTATCGTCCCTCGCAGCAGTTCGGAATCACGCGGCCGTGCACTCGTGACCAACATGAAAGAGATAGTCCCTCGTCAGCTTTTTGAAGTGGCGATCCAAGCCTCTATCGGAAACCGGGTTATTGCTCGCGAAACGGTTAAATCGATGGGTAAAAACGTTACCGCCAAATGTTACGGAGGGGATATCTCCCGTAAACGCAAACTCCTCGATAAACAAAAAGAGGGTAAAAAACGGATGAAAGCAATCGGGAAAGTTCAGCTTCCCCAAGAGGCGTTTATGTCCGTTCTAAAAATGGACTAA
- a CDS encoding phosphoribosyltransferase family protein, whose protein sequence is MRCMMCERFSLSHICPACQDSLLIPTLHKRKIMGSIPVYSFFPYNDIEPLLLSKHTDVGYYIYTILAKRSLAAFAHEWQYERRVASIGIDDHASSGYSHTAVLNRALNAANITPRYGKLRATNAHKYAGKSVEERLMNPRQFHYKPFAENEVILVDDIVTTGTTLSEASEVLHAQGKKVILCLTLTDAENK, encoded by the coding sequence ATGCGCTGCATGATGTGTGAGCGATTCAGTCTCTCGCATATCTGCCCCGCATGTCAAGATTCACTGCTTATTCCGACACTCCACAAACGCAAAATTATGGGTTCCATCCCTGTCTATTCATTTTTCCCTTACAACGATATCGAGCCTCTGTTGCTGAGTAAACATACCGATGTCGGATACTATATTTATACCATTTTAGCCAAACGATCGCTGGCGGCTTTTGCGCACGAGTGGCAGTATGAGCGTCGCGTCGCTTCCATCGGAATCGATGATCATGCTAGCAGCGGCTATTCTCACACAGCGGTATTGAACCGTGCATTGAACGCTGCAAATATCACCCCTCGCTATGGAAAACTGCGTGCTACAAACGCTCATAAGTATGCCGGTAAAAGTGTCGAAGAACGTCTCATGAACCCTCGGCAGTTTCACTATAAACCGTTTGCCGAAAATGAGGTAATTTTGGTTGATGATATTGTGACAACGGGGACAACGCTGAGTGAAGCCTCCGAAGTACTTCACGCTCAGGGAAAGAAGGTGATCCTTTGTCTTACCCTCACCGATGCGGAGAATAAGTAG
- a CDS encoding SagB/ThcOx family dehydrogenase: protein MKNISSVLEYHDRTKHRPHAYAASLGYMDWATQPDPYRRYHGAPLISLIHSEVTPPYHLLFQKDALPIAPLCIESLSMLLRYSLGLAAIKSHGGSSWALRCNASSGNLQPTECYIIAPAIKGLSEGSTLSHYAPREHALELLHTYDETLKEGSFLIALSSVIWREEWKYGERCWRYCQLDAGHAYQSIKIAGRMLGWECEILPSDTEEIGRLCGLDQHHRFHPHEIESPDMLIRIGKSNTSTLPITPSLPYRANTLSPAHHEWPILERIEKATQGIYPLPPPLHPTRDVPNPSKSAIDVVLKRRSAQMMDGSGITLEQFRTLLNASLFCTHASDVHFILFVHRVEGLEKGLYTYLRNSDDLETLKHAMDENFSWKDLGKGLYLLRSGDFRGAAQMVSCNQEIAKEGAFSFGMLCNFSSSLEMHGAIGYKNLYHQCGAIGQMLYLEATSLGLSATGIGCFLDDEFHALLGLRDQHYQSLYHFTIGRAIVDTRITTLKPY, encoded by the coding sequence ATGAAAAATATTTCTTCCGTACTTGAGTACCACGATCGTACCAAACATCGTCCTCACGCATATGCCGCAAGTTTGGGATATATGGACTGGGCAACCCAGCCCGACCCCTATCGACGCTATCATGGCGCACCGTTGATCTCCCTCATACATTCTGAGGTAACACCCCCCTATCATCTTCTGTTTCAAAAAGATGCTCTGCCAATAGCACCTTTGTGTATCGAATCGCTCTCCATGCTCCTACGCTACTCACTGGGACTTGCCGCGATCAAAAGTCATGGAGGGTCTTCATGGGCCCTACGCTGTAATGCAAGCAGCGGTAATCTCCAGCCCACTGAGTGCTATATTATCGCACCTGCCATCAAAGGTCTCAGTGAGGGTTCAACTCTCTCCCACTATGCTCCTCGTGAACATGCACTTGAATTACTTCATACGTATGATGAAACGTTAAAAGAGGGGAGCTTCCTGATCGCTCTGAGCTCGGTAATTTGGCGTGAAGAGTGGAAATACGGTGAACGGTGCTGGCGCTACTGCCAGCTCGATGCGGGACATGCGTACCAATCGATCAAAATTGCAGGCAGGATGCTGGGATGGGAATGCGAGATACTCCCTTCAGATACCGAAGAGATTGGACGTTTATGCGGATTGGATCAACATCACCGCTTTCATCCGCATGAGATCGAGAGCCCTGATATGCTGATACGCATCGGAAAATCAAACACTTCGACCCTTCCGATCACACCGTCTCTCCCCTATAGGGCAAATACCCTGAGTCCGGCGCACCATGAATGGCCGATTTTAGAGAGGATAGAGAAGGCAACTCAAGGAATTTATCCGCTCCCCCCTCCGCTTCATCCAACACGTGATGTTCCAAACCCCTCCAAAAGCGCTATCGATGTTGTCCTCAAACGGCGTAGTGCACAGATGATGGACGGGAGCGGCATTACATTGGAGCAATTTCGTACCCTTTTGAATGCCTCCCTTTTTTGCACCCATGCGAGTGATGTCCATTTCATCCTCTTTGTACATCGGGTAGAGGGTTTAGAAAAGGGCTTGTACACTTATCTCCGTAACTCGGATGATCTTGAAACGCTCAAACATGCCATGGATGAAAATTTTAGTTGGAAAGATCTCGGAAAGGGACTTTATCTCCTCCGAAGCGGTGACTTTCGCGGTGCCGCACAAATGGTCTCGTGCAACCAAGAGATTGCCAAAGAGGGGGCGTTTAGTTTCGGAATGCTTTGTAATTTTTCAAGCTCACTTGAAATGCACGGTGCCATCGGGTATAAAAATCTCTACCATCAATGCGGTGCCATCGGTCAAATGCTCTACCTCGAAGCAACGTCATTGGGATTAAGCGCTACAGGAATCGGATGCTTTTTGGACGATGAGTTTCACGCCCTTCTGGGCTTAAGGGATCAACATTATCAGTCACTTTACCATTTCACGATCGGTCGTGCTATCGTCGATACACGGATCACGACACTCAAACCGTATTAA
- a CDS encoding DASS family sodium-coupled anion symporter has product MSITRFIPLFALIFFALILWFTPPPLAMSPNVWYLFTIFITTIAAILFNLLPIIAASIIALAVSVLAGVIEPAKAYAGFSESFILLIVAAFLVSHAVHKSGLGKRLSLHIIRRFGHSTLGLGYSVIATDILIAPAFPSNTARSGVLYPIIYGLAHDCGSKVGDNTHRRAGSYLMMTSMAGLTISSGLWLTAMAVNPIGVGIAETMGIHITFISWLLYALLPTIIAFIAIPWVLFKIYPPELRDTPDAPQIAKDALSAMGRISRNEWITGSVFLGMLILWSLSGMFPIDKTAVAFGGLGILMATRVFGIEDFKAQGEALSTLIWFAILFALSTQLAEQGFMRAVAEHFTLYLSGLSWVSVYLLLIVIYVLIHYLFVSQSAHLLALFGIFLSIGVSAGVPGELMAMMLLFATNFNATITPQGSSCNAIYLSSGYIQPREIYIYGGAITLLNLMIFLIIGTPWILAIS; this is encoded by the coding sequence ATGTCTATCACACGGTTTATACCGCTGTTTGCTTTAATCTTTTTCGCACTCATACTATGGTTTACTCCGCCGCCACTCGCGATGAGTCCTAATGTCTGGTACCTCTTTACTATTTTTATCACTACCATCGCCGCCATTCTTTTTAACCTCCTCCCTATCATCGCGGCTTCCATTATTGCCCTGGCCGTCAGTGTCCTGGCCGGAGTAATCGAACCCGCAAAAGCCTATGCCGGATTTTCAGAGAGCTTTATTCTCCTCATCGTTGCAGCTTTTTTGGTCTCTCACGCCGTCCACAAATCAGGTCTCGGGAAGCGGCTATCCCTTCATATTATCCGCCGATTCGGCCATTCAACATTGGGACTGGGATACAGCGTTATCGCCACCGATATCCTGATCGCCCCTGCATTTCCGAGCAACACGGCCCGCTCAGGAGTACTCTATCCGATCATCTATGGTCTTGCCCACGACTGCGGTTCGAAAGTAGGAGACAATACCCATAGACGGGCAGGAAGCTACCTGATGATGACTTCGATGGCAGGTCTTACGATCTCATCGGGGTTATGGCTCACCGCAATGGCGGTGAATCCGATCGGTGTCGGAATCGCCGAAACCATGGGGATACATATCACCTTCATCTCATGGCTCCTTTATGCCCTCCTCCCTACCATTATCGCGTTCATCGCAATACCGTGGGTTCTCTTTAAAATCTATCCTCCTGAGCTTCGCGACACCCCAGATGCACCTCAAATAGCGAAAGATGCGCTCAGCGCCATGGGGCGAATCAGCCGCAATGAATGGATTACCGGAAGCGTCTTTTTAGGGATGTTGATCCTCTGGTCTCTCTCAGGAATGTTTCCGATCGATAAAACCGCCGTTGCCTTCGGAGGATTAGGGATACTCATGGCAACACGGGTGTTTGGAATCGAAGATTTCAAAGCGCAGGGTGAAGCGCTCAGCACCCTCATTTGGTTTGCGATTTTGTTTGCCCTCTCGACCCAACTCGCCGAGCAGGGGTTCATGCGCGCCGTTGCAGAACACTTTACCCTCTATCTCTCTGGCCTCTCATGGGTCAGCGTTTACCTGCTGCTCATCGTCATCTATGTCTTGATCCATTACCTCTTCGTCTCTCAAAGTGCGCATCTGTTAGCCCTGTTTGGTATTTTTCTCTCCATCGGTGTCAGTGCCGGAGTCCCGGGTGAATTAATGGCGATGATGCTGCTCTTTGCTACCAACTTTAACGCTACAATCACACCGCAGGGCTCTTCGTGCAATGCAATCTATCTCAGTTCAGGATACATCCAGCCCCGAGAGATTTACATTTACGGCGGTGCCATCACCCTGCTTAATCTGATGATATTCCTCATCATCGGCACACCGTGGATATTGGCCATCTCATGA
- a CDS encoding nucleotide exchange factor GrpE, which produces MSTEVNEEAISEEQVTLPEGEEVIAESMNELETIQAELASFKDKYARVHADFDNIKKRLEREKYQALEYANEKFAKDLIPVVDSLSMAIGATAIEADANVLLDKLKEGVELTMKQLLSVLEKHGVTPVDESEPFNPDIHNAVQRVDSPDHESGEIVNTFQKGFRYKERTLRDAMVVIAN; this is translated from the coding sequence ATGTCAACAGAAGTAAATGAAGAAGCGATCAGCGAAGAACAAGTTACCCTTCCAGAAGGTGAAGAAGTTATTGCTGAGAGCATGAATGAATTAGAAACTATACAAGCCGAACTGGCGTCGTTTAAAGACAAGTACGCCCGCGTACATGCCGATTTCGACAATATCAAAAAACGTCTTGAGCGTGAGAAATATCAAGCGCTTGAGTACGCAAATGAGAAATTTGCCAAAGATTTAATTCCGGTAGTTGATTCGCTTTCAATGGCGATCGGTGCTACTGCGATTGAAGCGGATGCAAACGTCTTACTTGATAAACTCAAAGAAGGTGTTGAGTTGACAATGAAGCAATTGCTCAGTGTCCTCGAAAAACACGGAGTCACTCCTGTGGATGAGTCCGAGCCGTTTAATCCGGATATTCATAACGCCGTACAGCGTGTGGACAGTCCCGATCATGAAAGCGGTGAAATCGTAAACACTTTCCAAAAAGGGTTTCGATACAAAGAGCGCACTCTAAGAGATGCGATGGTCGTAATAGCAAATTAA
- the dnaK gene encoding molecular chaperone DnaK, producing MSKVIGIDLGTTNSCVAVYEGGEAKVIPNKEGKNTTPSVVAFTDKGEILVGDPAKRQAITNPDKTIYSVKRIMGLMMNEEKAKEAHDKVTYKIVDKNGMAAVDVAGKIYTPQEISAKILSKLKADAESYLGQAVSDAVITVPAYFNDAQRKATKEAGTIAGLNVLRIINEPTASALAYGLDSKGDEKVLVYDLGGGTFDVTVLEISEGTFEVLSTDGNAFLGGDDFDNKIVDFLANEFKSDHGIDLKADKMALQRLKDAAENAKKELSSAEETEINLPFITADATGPKHLVVKLTRAKFEGMIDTLVKETISHIKTAMKDAGMSNNEINEVIMVGGSTRLPIAQKMVSDEFGGKTLNKGVNPDEVVAAGAAIQGGVLRGDVKDVLLLDVTPLSLGIETLGGVMTKIIEKGTTIPVKKSQVFSTAEDNQPAVSISVGQGEREFARDNKSLGLFELTGIPAAPRGVPQIEVTFDIDANGILTVSSTDKGTGKSQSITISGSSGLSEEEINKMVQDAESHKAEDAKRKEIVDLRNQADALASQTEKSLKEMEDKIDASEKAAIETALEELKAVLKNTDASKEEIEAATKKLADASHKMAEQMYKQNEGGEAASSSAKKDDDVIDAEIE from the coding sequence ATGTCAAAAGTTATTGGTATCGATTTAGGAACAACAAACTCATGTGTCGCTGTCTATGAAGGCGGCGAAGCAAAAGTTATCCCGAATAAAGAGGGAAAAAATACGACTCCGTCCGTTGTAGCGTTCACGGATAAAGGTGAAATCCTCGTAGGTGATCCGGCGAAACGTCAAGCGATCACAAATCCGGATAAAACGATCTACTCGGTTAAACGTATCATGGGTCTCATGATGAACGAAGAAAAAGCGAAAGAGGCGCACGACAAAGTTACCTATAAAATCGTCGATAAAAACGGTATGGCGGCAGTGGATGTTGCGGGTAAAATTTATACGCCTCAAGAGATCTCGGCAAAAATTCTTTCAAAATTGAAAGCGGATGCTGAGTCATACCTCGGACAAGCGGTTAGCGATGCGGTTATCACCGTTCCTGCGTACTTCAATGATGCACAGCGTAAAGCGACCAAAGAAGCGGGAACGATCGCAGGTCTTAACGTTCTTCGTATCATCAATGAGCCGACGGCATCTGCTTTGGCATACGGTTTGGATTCAAAAGGGGATGAAAAAGTTCTCGTTTACGATCTAGGGGGCGGAACATTTGACGTTACGGTTCTTGAAATCAGCGAGGGAACTTTTGAAGTTCTCTCAACCGATGGAAACGCGTTCCTTGGTGGAGATGACTTCGATAATAAAATCGTTGATTTCCTCGCAAACGAGTTTAAATCGGATCACGGTATCGATCTCAAAGCGGACAAGATGGCGCTTCAACGTCTTAAAGATGCGGCTGAAAATGCAAAAAAAGAGCTCTCTTCTGCGGAAGAGACTGAGATTAATCTTCCGTTTATCACGGCAGATGCAACCGGTCCGAAACACTTAGTCGTCAAACTCACTCGTGCGAAATTCGAGGGGATGATCGATACACTCGTAAAAGAGACGATCTCTCATATCAAAACTGCGATGAAAGATGCAGGGATGAGCAATAACGAGATCAACGAAGTTATCATGGTTGGTGGATCAACGCGTCTTCCAATCGCTCAAAAAATGGTATCCGATGAGTTCGGCGGTAAAACGTTGAACAAAGGGGTAAATCCGGATGAAGTAGTCGCTGCGGGTGCTGCGATCCAAGGTGGAGTTCTACGCGGAGACGTTAAAGATGTACTTCTTCTCGACGTTACACCACTTAGCCTCGGGATCGAAACACTCGGCGGTGTTATGACAAAAATCATCGAAAAAGGGACCACTATTCCGGTTAAAAAATCGCAAGTGTTCTCAACTGCAGAAGACAACCAGCCAGCGGTTTCTATCTCAGTCGGTCAAGGTGAACGTGAGTTTGCCCGCGATAACAAATCTCTTGGACTCTTCGAGCTTACCGGTATCCCTGCGGCACCTCGCGGTGTACCTCAAATCGAAGTAACGTTTGATATCGACGCGAACGGTATTTTGACTGTTAGCTCGACGGATAAAGGGACAGGCAAATCTCAGTCCATCACGATTTCCGGAAGTTCAGGACTCAGTGAAGAAGAGATCAATAAAATGGTTCAAGACGCGGAGAGCCACAAAGCCGAAGATGCGAAACGCAAAGAGATCGTAGACCTTCGCAACCAAGCCGATGCGTTGGCAAGCCAAACCGAAAAATCTCTCAAAGAGATGGAAGATAAAATTGACGCAAGTGAAAAAGCGGCAATCGAAACGGCTCTTGAAGAACTTAAAGCGGTACTTAAAAATACCGATGCGTCTAAAGAAGAGATCGAAGCGGCTACCAAAAAATTGGCAGACGCGAGCCACAAAATGGCAGAGCAAATGTACAAACAAAACGAAGGGGGCGAAGCAGCCTCTTCATCTGCGAAAAAAGATGACGACGTCATCGACGCTGAAATCGAGTAA
- a CDS encoding type II toxin-antitoxin system VapC family toxin, with the protein MYLLDTNTLIYFFKGEGNVAARMFEHSPSQIAIPSLVVYELEVGIAKSSSPKKREQQLKMLLENVIVIPFGNEEARVSAKIRASLESIGEPIGPLDTLIAGCALAHHYTLVTRNKKEFGKVKGLKVENWY; encoded by the coding sequence ATGTATCTGCTTGACACCAACACCCTCATCTATTTTTTCAAAGGGGAGGGAAATGTTGCGGCTAGGATGTTCGAGCACTCCCCCTCTCAAATCGCTATCCCGTCTCTGGTTGTCTATGAACTCGAAGTAGGAATCGCCAAATCTTCCTCACCGAAAAAGCGCGAACAACAGCTCAAAATGTTATTAGAGAACGTGATTGTGATACCGTTTGGGAATGAAGAAGCGCGTGTTTCGGCAAAAATACGTGCTTCATTAGAATCAATCGGTGAACCTATTGGACCGCTTGACACATTGATTGCGGGGTGTGCATTGGCTCATCATTACACTTTAGTGACCCGTAACAAAAAAGAGTTTGGAAAAGTAAAAGGGCTAAAAGTCGAAAACTGGTATTGA